In the genome of Segatella copri, one region contains:
- a CDS encoding single-stranded DNA-binding protein: MKKMENSFAVTGFVGKDASIHQFTTASVARFSLAISRNEKNGDENSRTSAFMNVEAWRKNENTSSFDRLVKGALLTVEGYFKPEEWQDAEGVKHNRVILVATKFYEAVEKENAPDSQQGKTQKDK; encoded by the coding sequence ATGAAAAAGATGGAAAATTCTTTCGCAGTAACTGGTTTCGTAGGTAAGGATGCAAGCATCCATCAGTTTACAACAGCAAGCGTAGCTCGCTTCTCACTGGCCATCAGCCGCAATGAGAAGAATGGCGATGAAAACTCTCGCACTTCTGCCTTCATGAATGTAGAGGCTTGGCGCAAGAACGAGAATACCTCTTCATTCGACCGCCTGGTCAAGGGAGCACTCCTCACTGTAGAGGGCTACTTCAAGCCTGAGGAATGGCAGGATGCCGAGGGAGTCAAGCACAACCGAGTGATTCTCGTAGCCACCAAGTTCTACGAAGCTGTTGAGAAGGAGAATGCTCCTGATTCTCAGCAGGGCAAGACCCAGAAGGATAAGTAA
- a CDS encoding ParA family protein: MSLKIITFANHKGGVSKTTSTASIGACMARMGKKVLLIDLDGQANLTLYFIPNEDEVQASIFDSLVDGAPLPVKHVRENLDLVPSSLEMASAEIALTNLLAREQLLSRLLEPVKQNYDYILIDCPPSLGIVTTNAFLAADEIIVPMTPELLPLKGMRMLDSFVSTLQRVKPNLRLGGVFIARFNHRKLNKVVEQAVKSRYETITMKTRIRENIALAESAGSGQSIFEYDPQSNGAKDYQALTEEIISRNQ, from the coding sequence ATGTCATTGAAAATCATTACATTCGCCAATCATAAAGGTGGCGTTTCGAAGACCACCTCTACAGCCTCCATCGGGGCTTGTATGGCACGTATGGGCAAGAAAGTCCTGCTCATAGACCTTGACGGTCAGGCAAATCTTACCCTGTATTTCATCCCAAATGAAGATGAGGTGCAGGCAAGTATCTTTGACTCTCTGGTTGATGGCGCACCCCTGCCAGTGAAGCACGTCAGGGAGAACCTCGACCTCGTTCCTTCCTCCCTCGAAATGGCAAGCGCAGAGATTGCCTTGACCAATCTCCTGGCAAGAGAACAGCTGCTGAGCCGACTGCTCGAACCCGTGAAGCAGAACTATGACTACATTCTCATAGACTGTCCTCCATCTTTGGGAATTGTTACCACAAACGCTTTCCTTGCTGCAGATGAAATCATCGTTCCGATGACTCCAGAGCTTCTTCCTCTGAAAGGAATGCGAATGCTCGATTCCTTTGTCTCGACCTTGCAGCGAGTGAAGCCGAACCTCAGACTTGGAGGAGTCTTTATCGCCAGATTCAACCATCGCAAATTGAACAAGGTGGTTGAGCAAGCCGTGAAGTCCCGTTATGAGACTATCACCATGAAGACTCGCATCCGAGAAAACATCGCCCTGGCAGAATCGGCAGGCAGCGGTCAGAGCATCTTCGAGTACGACCCTCAGTCGAACGGAGCGAAGGACTATCAGGCATTGACAGAAGAAATTATTTCACGTAATCAGTAA
- a CDS encoding DUF2958 domain-containing protein: MAKDFNNRLITPELEKAMQDYPLYSQDSKKKDAVCIAVFFIGNARWYILEGQRENDDFVLFGIVVGLAETEYSYISANEMASVELDATKFGLGKVRVEQRKPFQPCQLSEIIDRELQSFLSRLYD; this comes from the coding sequence ATGGCAAAAGATTTCAACAACCGCCTGATTACTCCAGAATTGGAGAAGGCAATGCAGGACTATCCGCTCTATTCCCAGGATAGCAAGAAGAAGGATGCAGTTTGCATCGCAGTGTTTTTCATCGGCAACGCTCGCTGGTACATTCTTGAAGGACAGCGAGAGAATGATGATTTTGTGCTCTTTGGCATCGTTGTAGGTCTGGCAGAGACTGAGTACAGCTACATTTCTGCCAATGAAATGGCAAGTGTAGAGCTGGACGCAACCAAGTTCGGACTCGGCAAGGTCAGAGTGGAGCAGAGAAAGCCATTCCAACCATGTCAGCTTTCTGAAATCATTGACAGAGAGTTGCAGTCTTTCCTCAGCAGACTTTACGATTGA
- a CDS encoding ribonucleotide-diphosphate reductase subunit alpha, with the protein MNMVQVYIKGQEDKELSSFLRYYPVRIKNIGMDAFFDRQVIYDFKDGRNHADVAKCVAKMLVKKFGRKVRSVVFSCVPASSQERNEARNKNFSELVCKFSGAINGFSHVKVVGERTAVHGTKVKKDEREKRLKEKNNIEVDANFFKNKIVCIWDDVVTTGTSFCAYTAQLEQVGAHVTNGIFLGKTSYKYVQQ; encoded by the coding sequence ATGAACATGGTACAGGTTTACATCAAGGGACAGGAGGATAAGGAGTTGAGCAGCTTTTTGCGCTATTATCCGGTACGTATCAAGAATATCGGTATGGATGCTTTCTTCGACCGCCAGGTTATCTATGATTTCAAGGATGGTCGAAATCATGCTGATGTGGCGAAATGCGTGGCAAAGATGCTTGTCAAGAAGTTTGGTCGTAAGGTTCGCAGCGTGGTCTTCTCTTGCGTTCCTGCAAGCAGTCAGGAGCGTAACGAGGCACGCAACAAGAACTTCTCTGAACTTGTCTGCAAGTTTTCCGGAGCAATCAACGGCTTTTCCCATGTCAAGGTTGTTGGCGAACGTACCGCTGTTCATGGCACAAAGGTCAAGAAGGATGAGCGAGAAAAGCGCTTGAAGGAAAAGAATAATATTGAGGTGGATGCTAACTTCTTCAAAAACAAGATAGTCTGCATTTGGGACGATGTGGTCACTACCGGCACTTCTTTCTGTGCCTACACCGCACAATTAGAACAAGTAGGGGCGCACGTAACAAACGGCATTTTCCTCGGCAAGACATCATATAAATATGTACAGCAATGA
- a CDS encoding SLOG family protein: MTKFDKAVSAAFTGHRFYNFSQQEVIRERLTKAILEAYEHGISNFISGFAIGIDLMAAQIVQSLKPSCPGMTLTAAIPFRGQADRFKPSDRVVYDGLMASADEVIVLSEYYYTRCFLDRDEFMVENASLLIAFYDGREKGGTYYTFKKANSLGIPVVNIY; this comes from the coding sequence ATGACAAAGTTTGACAAGGCTGTTTCGGCAGCCTTTACAGGCCATCGCTTTTACAACTTCTCTCAGCAGGAGGTCATAAGAGAGCGATTGACCAAAGCCATCCTCGAAGCTTACGAGCATGGCATCAGTAATTTTATTTCGGGATTCGCCATCGGTATTGACTTGATGGCAGCCCAGATAGTGCAGTCGCTGAAACCTTCCTGCCCAGGAATGACGCTTACCGCAGCCATTCCTTTCAGAGGTCAGGCAGACAGGTTCAAGCCCAGCGATAGGGTGGTTTATGATGGATTGATGGCTTCAGCAGATGAGGTGATCGTCCTTTCAGAATACTATTACACCCGATGTTTTCTTGATAGAGACGAGTTCATGGTTGAGAATGCGTCCCTTCTCATTGCCTTCTATGATGGGAGAGAGAAGGGTGGAACCTACTACACTTTCAAGAAAGCCAATAGTTTGGGCATTCCCGTGGTGAATATATATTGA
- a CDS encoding AAA family ATPase, translated as MILQFKVKNFLSIREEQTLDFTASADKTYEDYAVVKIKGVRISKLGVVYGPNASGKSNILKALAWFIFYLVASRSKKPGTGTGLTPFMMDEDSRNRNSSFELIFYIGDVRYEYSVVLNNQKIYKEELYFYPNNRRALFYERTWNEDKSNSSISFGPLLKLSATQKLFIESNCISNATVLTTYKNANVEKNVELDKVFNYFESEFMPLLSKNDNLGQLANDVVRLDADSKKFICEMLEKADFNISDIYIKEEKGEVSEEAMEKFRKIAKILHISEPQDKSISTEELFFTHKTPFYTGSLSNMVESEGTNRMYGLSALLFTLIKNNQTLLCDELENSLHYDLFTHIIKTFLVNSDRAQLIFSTHSLMLLDEDFIRRDMVYFASKNESGATEIYRAKDFGLHKEVSILNAYRAGKLGAKPQLGSIFIDE; from the coding sequence ATGATATTACAATTTAAAGTAAAGAATTTCCTTTCTATAAGAGAAGAGCAGACGCTGGATTTTACGGCTTCTGCTGACAAAACGTATGAAGACTACGCTGTTGTTAAAATAAAAGGTGTTCGCATTTCCAAATTGGGCGTTGTTTACGGACCAAACGCATCTGGCAAGAGCAACATCCTCAAAGCTTTGGCTTGGTTCATTTTTTATTTGGTTGCAAGTCGTTCCAAGAAACCTGGTACAGGCACAGGACTGACACCATTCATGATGGATGAGGATAGCCGAAACCGAAACTCATCATTTGAATTGATTTTCTATATTGGTGATGTCAGATATGAATATTCCGTTGTCTTGAACAACCAAAAGATTTATAAGGAAGAACTGTACTTCTATCCCAATAACCGCCGTGCGCTCTTTTATGAGCGTACTTGGAATGAGGATAAGAGCAATTCTTCAATTTCTTTCGGACCATTGCTGAAGTTGTCTGCAACACAGAAACTGTTCATAGAGTCAAATTGCATTTCCAATGCTACGGTACTCACAACCTATAAGAATGCAAACGTTGAAAAGAATGTTGAACTTGACAAAGTCTTCAATTATTTTGAAAGCGAGTTCATGCCTTTGCTCAGCAAGAATGATAATCTTGGACAGTTAGCTAACGATGTGGTAAGATTGGATGCTGACAGCAAGAAGTTTATCTGCGAGATGCTTGAAAAGGCTGATTTCAACATTTCCGACATATACATCAAGGAAGAAAAAGGTGAGGTTTCTGAGGAAGCAATGGAGAAGTTCAGAAAGATAGCAAAAATCTTACATATCTCGGAACCTCAGGACAAGAGCATATCTACAGAAGAATTGTTCTTCACCCACAAGACTCCTTTCTATACGGGAAGTCTTTCTAACATGGTGGAATCGGAAGGTACCAACCGTATGTACGGTTTGTCGGCATTGTTATTTACACTTATCAAAAACAATCAGACATTGCTGTGTGATGAGTTGGAGAACTCGCTGCATTACGACCTGTTCACCCATATTATCAAGACATTCCTTGTAAATTCAGACCGGGCACAATTGATATTCTCTACTCATAGTCTTATGCTTCTTGACGAGGATTTTATCCGCAGGGATATGGTGTATTTTGCCAGCAAAAACGAATCGGGAGCGACAGAGATTTATCGTGCCAAAGATTTCGGTCTCCATAAGGAAGTGTCCATCCTCAATGCTTACAGAGCTGGTAAGTTGGGAGCAAAGCCTCAGTTGGGCAGTATATTTATTGACGAATAA
- a CDS encoding aldo/keto reductase: protein MEKEILLNNGVKIPTPGFGTFLTPDGATCVEAVKAAIAAGYTHIDTAAIYKNEKSVGEGIKESGIKRENLFVTSKVWNTERGYDKTLKAFDKTLSDLGLDYLDLYLIHWPANELQFGKDANQLNVDTWKAMERLHEEGLIRSIGLSNFMQHHAEPVMAKANICPMVDQIEHHPGFTQKECVEFCKKNNILVEAWSPLGRGNVLDNPLLKSIAASHGKSVAQVVIRWVMQTGVLPLAKSVTPSRIKENIDVFDFELSQQEMFEIASLKADRIGSDPDTCDF, encoded by the coding sequence ATGGAAAAGGAAATATTATTGAATAATGGAGTGAAGATTCCTACACCGGGTTTCGGAACGTTTCTTACTCCTGATGGAGCAACCTGCGTTGAAGCTGTGAAAGCTGCCATCGCTGCAGGCTACACCCACATCGACACTGCTGCTATCTATAAAAATGAGAAGAGCGTGGGCGAGGGAATCAAGGAAAGTGGAATCAAGCGTGAGAATCTCTTTGTTACCAGCAAGGTTTGGAACACGGAGCGTGGTTACGACAAGACCTTGAAGGCGTTTGACAAGACTTTGAGCGATTTAGGTCTCGATTATCTCGACCTCTACCTCATCCATTGGCCAGCCAACGAGTTGCAGTTTGGCAAGGATGCAAATCAGCTGAATGTAGATACTTGGAAAGCGATGGAGCGTCTGCATGAAGAGGGCTTGATTCGCAGCATCGGTCTTTCCAACTTCATGCAGCATCATGCAGAGCCAGTAATGGCGAAGGCAAACATCTGTCCAATGGTTGACCAGATAGAGCATCATCCTGGATTCACCCAGAAGGAGTGTGTTGAGTTCTGCAAGAAGAACAATATTCTTGTGGAAGCATGGAGTCCATTGGGAAGAGGTAATGTTTTGGATAATCCTCTCTTGAAGTCAATTGCTGCCAGCCATGGCAAGAGCGTGGCTCAGGTAGTTATCCGTTGGGTGATGCAGACAGGCGTGCTGCCACTGGCAAAGTCGGTTACTCCAAGCCGAATCAAGGAAAATATCGATGTATTCGATTTTGAACTCTCTCAGCAGGAAATGTTTGAAATCGCATCGCTGAAGGCAGACAGAATAGGTTCAGACCCGGATACATGTGACTTCTAA
- a CDS encoding DUF3791 domain-containing protein has translation MRDSVLWRKQSRIIMMLAETLHIDAERALNLFYTTKVYQQLSDPKYGLQLMSDDYILENLIEELRETQ, from the coding sequence ATGAGGGATTCTGTATTATGGCGCAAACAAAGCCGAATAATAATGATGCTGGCAGAAACTCTGCATATTGATGCAGAAAGGGCACTCAACTTGTTTTACACTACTAAGGTGTACCAGCAACTGTCTGACCCGAAATATGGTTTACAGCTTATGAGCGATGATTATATTCTTGAAAACCTCATAGAAGAACTGAGGGAAACCCAATAA
- a CDS encoding DUF3990 domain-containing protein: MITLYHGSYIQVGKPLVKLGRKKVDFGQGFYLTKLRQQASSWAKTIAERKGRNALPTLSIYSFDYDAVKNKDYRIKIFDSYNLEWLEYVVDCRKGGTKQTMYDIVEGGVANDNVIDTVEDYENNVITAEQALGQLKYKAVNHQLCILNQEIVDNYLSFISSEQIEKED, encoded by the coding sequence ATGATAACACTATATCATGGCTCTTATATACAAGTTGGTAAACCACTTGTAAAATTAGGAAGAAAGAAGGTGGACTTTGGGCAAGGTTTCTACCTTACCAAATTGCGCCAACAGGCTTCCTCATGGGCAAAAACTATTGCAGAGAGAAAAGGACGCAACGCCCTACCGACTTTATCTATATATTCATTTGATTATGACGCAGTAAAGAATAAGGATTATCGCATTAAAATCTTCGACAGTTACAACCTTGAATGGCTGGAATATGTTGTAGATTGCCGCAAAGGAGGTACAAAGCAAACCATGTATGACATCGTGGAAGGTGGTGTTGCCAACGATAATGTCATTGATACAGTAGAAGACTACGAGAACAATGTCATTACAGCCGAGCAAGCCCTAGGACAATTGAAATACAAGGCTGTAAATCATCAACTCTGCATATTGAACCAAGAGATTGTTGACAACTATCTGTCGTTTATTTCGTCAGAACAAATAGAAAAGGAGGATTGA
- a CDS encoding DUF3791 domain-containing protein: MAYSDNNTYRHIHFAVMAIESGARKLGISGKEMHDRLLKQGLIHRRLIKRYEDLHTQSLDWVADDISETLLNWEKEV, translated from the coding sequence ATGGCATATTCAGACAATAATACATATAGACATATTCACTTCGCCGTTATGGCAATAGAGAGTGGAGCACGTAAATTGGGCATTTCCGGAAAGGAGATGCACGACCGCCTGCTGAAGCAGGGACTGATTCATCGTAGGCTGATTAAACGGTATGAAGACCTTCATACACAAAGCCTTGACTGGGTGGCAGACGACATTAGTGAAACTTTATTAAACTGGGAGAAAGAAGTATGA
- a CDS encoding ribonuclease H, which translates to MTQDTSTYYVWIGGSCDYGHKERAGGAAVVIENNGCIINRDVISDLHTTEFRMMLTLMIKVMQEIPEGSDILFLTNAAYIQNFDKAPTSKSANPDLIVQCIEEKKRHNSVGVKIVQYHKSPLLIKTHDRATEAMAKTRKEFHQKNK; encoded by the coding sequence ATGACACAAGACACATCTACATATTACGTTTGGATAGGTGGCTCATGTGATTATGGCCATAAAGAGCGAGCTGGTGGTGCTGCCGTTGTGATTGAGAACAACGGCTGTATCATTAACCGTGATGTAATCAGCGACCTACACACCACGGAGTTCCGAATGATGCTAACCCTCATGATCAAGGTAATGCAGGAAATCCCGGAAGGCTCCGACATTCTCTTCTTGACCAACGCTGCCTATATTCAGAACTTTGACAAGGCTCCAACATCAAAGTCGGCAAATCCGGACTTGATAGTTCAATGCATCGAGGAAAAGAAAAGGCACAACTCAGTTGGGGTCAAGATTGTGCAATATCACAAGAGTCCATTGCTGATAAAGACCCACGATAGGGCTACAGAAGCAATGGCTAAGACAAGGAAGGAGTTTCATCAGAAAAATAAATGA
- a CDS encoding type IV toxin-antitoxin system AbiEi family antitoxin domain-containing protein, which yields METKNSFISSASVKVQGRTAYYKMLEAVRQGELIQVCRGVYANIDQLSACMVDIESIVPNGILCLWSAWNIHQLTSSMPQAYHVAIKRDRKVKVPSFPKIELHHYTSNILEIGVMEKVIDGFKVKVYDVERCVCDAVKFRNKVGIDVCSEIIDNYLSRPGRNISKLMDYARQLRVGNILGNYLQMKL from the coding sequence ATGGAAACAAAGAATTCATTCATATCATCTGCAAGCGTCAAAGTACAAGGACGAACAGCTTACTACAAGATGCTGGAAGCCGTTCGTCAAGGTGAACTGATTCAGGTTTGCCGTGGCGTATATGCTAACATAGACCAATTGTCAGCATGTATGGTTGATATAGAGTCTATTGTTCCAAACGGCATTCTCTGCCTTTGGTCTGCCTGGAATATCCATCAGCTTACGTCATCCATGCCTCAGGCTTATCATGTCGCCATCAAAAGGGATAGAAAAGTAAAAGTTCCTTCATTCCCAAAGATAGAGCTCCATCACTATACTTCCAACATTCTTGAAATCGGCGTGATGGAGAAAGTCATAGATGGATTTAAGGTAAAGGTATATGATGTAGAACGATGCGTATGCGATGCAGTAAAGTTCCGCAATAAGGTGGGCATTGACGTCTGTTCTGAAATCATCGATAACTATCTTTCCAGACCAGGAAGAAATATCAGTAAACTAATGGATTATGCCCGACAATTGCGTGTTGGCAACATCCTGGGAAATTATCTACAAATGAAACTGTAA
- a CDS encoding DNA alkylation repair protein, translated as MTSFQERLFAMQDKQYAAFQAKLTPGVPVESFIGIRVPVLRKFAKEFTKEKECEEFLHQLPHEYYDENMLHGLLISEVKDYEECIRLTDSFLPFVDNWAVCDIMSPKVFAKHKKELLAKIKAWSKSSHVYTCRFGIEALMSHYLDKDFKAKYLEIPASVRSEEYYVKMMVAWFFATALAKQWDATIPYIEQNRLAP; from the coding sequence ATGACTTCATTTCAAGAAAGACTGTTCGCCATGCAGGATAAGCAGTATGCTGCTTTCCAAGCCAAACTGACACCGGGAGTGCCTGTGGAGAGTTTCATAGGCATTCGTGTTCCTGTGCTCCGCAAGTTCGCAAAAGAGTTTACAAAGGAGAAAGAATGCGAGGAATTCCTTCATCAGCTTCCTCACGAATACTACGATGAGAACATGCTTCACGGACTCCTCATTTCCGAGGTAAAGGACTACGAGGAATGCATTCGTCTAACAGACAGTTTCCTGCCATTCGTGGACAACTGGGCTGTTTGCGACATCATGTCTCCGAAGGTGTTTGCCAAACACAAGAAGGAGCTATTGGCAAAAATCAAGGCTTGGAGTAAATCATCACATGTCTATACTTGTCGCTTTGGAATAGAGGCGCTTATGTCTCATTACCTGGATAAAGACTTCAAGGCAAAATATCTTGAAATTCCTGCATCAGTAAGGAGCGAAGAGTATTACGTAAAGATGATGGTTGCCTGGTTCTTTGCCACCGCCCTTGCCAAGCAATGGGACGCAACGATTCCCTACATCGAGCAAAACCGTCTTGCTCCCTGA
- a CDS encoding aldo/keto reductase, with amino-acid sequence MLSNGVEMPQLGYGVYQVEPDECERCVVDALSVGYRMIDTAQAYLNEEAVGNAWKKSGVNRDEIFLVSKVWPSNYGDGQTMKSIDESLRKLQTDYIDLMLLHQPYCDRYGAYRDLEKAYKPGKIRAIGVSNFFPDHLIDLASNMEIAPMVNQMETHVFNQQHETRKFMNEFGTKLMAWAPLAEGQNGLFTNPTLTQIGEKYGKTAAQVALRWLLQSDVIIIPKTVHKERMQENQNLFDFELDAEDMQKIAALDTAHSLFLDHHSGETTKQFMEWRAVVKPTE; translated from the coding sequence ATGTTAAGCAATGGCGTGGAAATGCCACAACTGGGATATGGTGTTTATCAGGTGGAACCTGATGAGTGTGAGCGTTGTGTGGTGGATGCTCTCAGCGTGGGCTATAGGATGATAGATACTGCGCAGGCTTATCTCAACGAGGAAGCCGTGGGCAACGCATGGAAGAAAAGCGGCGTGAATCGTGATGAGATTTTCCTCGTTTCCAAGGTCTGGCCTTCCAACTATGGCGATGGACAGACCATGAAGAGCATCGACGAGAGTCTGCGCAAACTGCAGACCGACTACATCGACCTGATGCTCCTCCACCAGCCTTACTGCGACCGCTACGGTGCCTATCGTGACTTGGAAAAAGCTTACAAGCCAGGAAAGATTCGTGCCATCGGAGTGAGCAACTTCTTCCCTGATCACCTTATAGACCTGGCTTCCAACATGGAGATTGCACCGATGGTGAACCAGATGGAGACGCACGTGTTCAACCAGCAGCACGAGACCCGAAAATTCATGAATGAGTTTGGCACCAAGCTCATGGCATGGGCTCCGTTGGCAGAAGGTCAGAACGGACTGTTCACCAACCCTACCCTCACCCAGATTGGCGAGAAATACGGCAAGACTGCCGCACAAGTAGCCTTGCGCTGGCTGTTGCAGAGCGATGTAATCATCATCCCGAAGACTGTTCATAAGGAACGAATGCAGGAGAATCAGAATCTCTTCGACTTCGAACTTGATGCTGAGGACATGCAGAAGATTGCTGCGCTCGACACCGCCCATAGTCTCTTCCTCGACCATCATAGCGGAGAAACAACCAAGCAGTTTATGGAGTGGAGAGCTGTGGTGAAACCTACAGAATAA
- a CDS encoding IS1380 family transposase: MAKVAIKSEKLSPFGGIFSIMEQFDSNLSSVIDSTLGMRCRLYGYQYSEIIRSLMSVYFCGGSCIEDVTTHLMYHLSLHPTLRTCSADTILRAIKELTQDNISYTSDTGKTYDFNTADMLNTLLLNCLLSTGQLKEGEGYDVDFDHQFIEAEKFDAKPTYKKFLGYRPGVAVIGDMIVGIENSDGNTNVRFHQKDTLRRFFERIEQKGLTVNRFRADCGSCSEEIVEEVGKHCMTFYIRANRCGSLYDDIFALRGWKREELGGIEFELNSILVEKWKGRAYRLVIQRQKRIDGEIDLWEGEYTYRCILTNDYESSEKEIVKFYNLRGGKERIFDEMNNGFGWNRLPKSFMGENTVFLLLTALIRNFYKFIMARLDVKRFGLKATSRIKAFVFKFISVPAKWVRTSRQYVLNIYSCNNAYADVFQNDFG; the protein is encoded by the coding sequence ATGGCAAAGGTAGCAATAAAATCTGAGAAACTCTCTCCTTTTGGAGGAATTTTTTCAATAATGGAGCAATTTGACTCCAATCTCTCATCTGTAATCGACTCAACCCTCGGTATGAGATGTAGGCTGTATGGTTATCAATACAGCGAAATCATCCGTTCGCTTATGAGCGTTTATTTCTGTGGCGGCTCATGCATAGAGGATGTCACCACTCATCTGATGTATCACCTCTCGCTTCATCCGACACTTCGCACATGCAGTGCCGACACGATTCTCAGAGCCATAAAGGAACTGACCCAGGATAACATTTCCTACACATCCGACACTGGCAAGACCTACGACTTCAACACGGCAGACATGCTGAATACACTGCTCCTCAATTGCCTATTGTCCACAGGGCAGCTGAAAGAGGGCGAGGGGTATGACGTTGACTTCGACCACCAGTTCATAGAGGCTGAGAAGTTTGATGCGAAACCCACATACAAGAAGTTTCTCGGGTACCGTCCAGGTGTGGCTGTCATTGGCGACATGATTGTCGGCATAGAGAACAGCGACGGCAACACTAACGTTCGTTTCCACCAGAAGGACACGTTGAGGAGATTCTTTGAGAGGATTGAACAGAAAGGATTGACAGTCAATCGTTTCAGGGCAGATTGCGGATCCTGCTCAGAGGAAATTGTGGAAGAGGTCGGAAAGCATTGCATGACTTTCTATATCCGCGCCAACCGCTGCGGTTCGCTCTACGATGACATCTTTGCACTCAGAGGGTGGAAGAGAGAGGAACTGGGCGGCATTGAGTTTGAACTGAACTCCATTCTTGTTGAGAAATGGAAAGGGAGGGCATACCGTCTTGTAATCCAAAGGCAGAAGCGAATTGACGGTGAGATTGACCTGTGGGAAGGCGAATACACCTACCGCTGCATCCTTACAAATGACTACGAGTCTTCCGAGAAAGAGATTGTCAAATTCTATAACCTCCGTGGAGGGAAGGAACGCATCTTCGATGAAATGAATAACGGATTCGGCTGGAACAGGCTTCCAAAATCCTTCATGGGAGAAAACACGGTGTTTCTTCTGCTTACGGCACTCATACGCAACTTCTATAAATTCATCATGGCGAGGCTTGACGTGAAGAGGTTCGGACTCAAAGCAACAAGCCGCATCAAGGCGTTTGTCTTCAAGTTCATCTCTGTGCCAGCCAAATGGGTCAGGACATCAAGGCAGTATGTGCTGAATATCTATTCATGCAACAACGCTTATGCTGATGTGTTCCAGAATGACTTTGGATGA
- a CDS encoding pyridoxamine 5'-phosphate oxidase family protein, which yields MRKKSREMDSEWALEVMHKAPYITVSFIDEDGKPYGLPLSLASDDDMNWYFHGALEGKKLEAIKAHPEVCLSAVTRCAPTVGPKDGSFTLQFKSAIAFGKAEIVTEDAEKIHGLRLICERFLPQHMDAFDQSIARSLSRTAVVRITLTEPPTGKRKQYDKEGVEMKYGRME from the coding sequence ATGAGAAAGAAATCAAGAGAAATGGATAGTGAGTGGGCATTGGAAGTAATGCACAAGGCTCCGTATATAACTGTCAGTTTTATTGACGAAGACGGCAAACCTTATGGTTTACCGCTGTCGCTCGCATCAGATGATGATATGAACTGGTATTTTCATGGTGCCTTGGAAGGCAAGAAGTTGGAGGCAATCAAGGCTCATCCTGAGGTTTGCCTTTCAGCCGTAACCCGTTGTGCGCCTACGGTTGGTCCGAAGGACGGCAGTTTCACCCTGCAGTTCAAATCAGCCATTGCATTCGGCAAGGCTGAAATCGTGACCGAGGATGCAGAGAAAATTCATGGTCTTAGACTAATCTGTGAGCGTTTCCTTCCTCAACACATGGATGCTTTCGACCAGAGCATCGCCCGTTCCCTATCACGCACGGCTGTTGTTCGCATCACGCTTACTGAGCCACCAACCGGCAAGCGCAAGCAGTATGATAAGGAAGGCGTGGAAATGAAATATGGAAGAATGGAATAA